The window TAGGCACTGCTATAAACAACGGCTATTTCACGTGAGCGGCCAAAGTCTCGAGGACCTGCAAGGTGGGTGGGTTAGCCAATCGGTCGATGAATCACCGAGCGAAAAGTAGTGCTTGGTTCGGCATACCTCCAGCTCaatcttggcctcggcgataTCCTGCTCGCTTCCGTTACCGTTGGCAACCTTCTGGGCTTCGGCGATCTGGGTTCGGATGGCTTCGGCGCTGAAATCCTCGAGTGGGTaaccctcgacggcgttgatGCTCAAGGCGGAGCCAGGCTGGACGGTGGCAAACCCGCCAGACACTATGTTCCGTTGCGCATCGTCAGTGAAACCGTCCACAAGTTTGAGCGTTCTGGATGTATTTGACCAAGTTCAAGGCCGATGGGCGAAAGAAAAGAAACATACAGAAGAACTGCTTGGAACCGCCAGACTCCTCGATGACCTCAACGACTCCAGGCTTGAGCTGCTCAATTGCGGGAGCGTGGTTGGCAAGGACACCCATCTCGCCGG of the Drechmeria coniospora strain ARSEF 6962 chromosome 01, whole genome shotgun sequence genome contains:
- a CDS encoding ATPase, F1 complex, delta/epsilon subunit; translated protein: MNSVRLARAVIRARPAAMRVVAQRRTYAEAVPDKIKLSLSLPHQSIYKSQDVVQVNIPAESGEMGVLANHAPAIEQLKPGVVEVIEESGGSKQFFLSGGFATVQPGSALSINAVEGYPLEDFSAEAIRTQIAEAQKVANGNGSEQDIAEAKIELEVLETLAAHVK